From Brassica oleracea var. oleracea cultivar TO1000 chromosome C3, BOL, whole genome shotgun sequence, a single genomic window includes:
- the LOC106336152 gene encoding protein IQ-DOMAIN 14 → MGFFGRLFGSKKQDSSTNRRRWSFTIRSSKPASSSSSKRRSYPTEAPSVNEEESGDKHAIAVAAATAAVAEAALAAAHAAAEVVRLTSGTGGRNGGGSNRRWAQEYLAAVKIQSAFRGYLARRALRALKALVKLQALVRGHIVRKQTADMFRRMQTLVRLQAQARTRASRSSHSSASFHSSTALLFPSSTPSPRSLHTRSLSNAEVIPMDHRGHSKRVDWQTEEDEDKILEVDTWKPRLHHPKPLRSERNNESPRKRQQSLLAPRSTENSPQVGSSGSKRRTPFTPTTTRSEYSWGCNNYYYSGYHPNYMANTESYKAKVRSQSAPKQRLEVSNETSGYKKSVQGQYYYYTAVAEESLDVGSPGYYGGEGGGGVSERLNRNQSEKTRMRSSFLV, encoded by the exons ATGGGCTTTTTCGGGAGACTTTTCGGGAGTAAGAAGCAGGATTCCTCGACTAACAGACGGAGGTGGAGCTTCACCATCAGATCTTCCAAACCGGCTTCTTCAAGTTCCAGCAAGAGACGTTCGTATCCGACGGAAGCTCCCTCGGTAAATGAGGAGGAAAGCGGCGACAAACATGCGATAGCCGTAGCTGCTGCGACCGCGGCGGTGGCGGAAGCTGCTCTAGCTGCTGCTCATGCTGCGGCGGAGGTAGTAAGACTCACGAGCGGAACAGGTGGGAGAAATGGTGGAGGTAGTAACCGCCGGTGGGCTCAGGAGTATCTCGCGGCGGTGAAGATTCAATCTGCTTTCCGTGGTTATCTG GCGAGGAGGGCACTAAGAGCACTAAAGGCATTAGTGAAGCTTCAAGCTTTAGTGAGAGGACACATAGTGAGAAAGCAAACAGCAGATATGTTTCGAAGGATGCAGACTCTGGTTCGCCTCCAAGCTCAAGCTCGTACACGAGCCTCTCGTTCCTCCCACTCCTCTGCTTCATTCCACTCCTCAACCGCTCTACTCTTCCCTTCTTCCACTCCTTCTCCGCGTTCCCTCCACACTCGCTCCCTTTCAAACGCTGAAGTCATCCCTATGGACCACCGCGGCCACTCCAAACGTGTAGACTGGCAAACCGAGGAAGACGAAGACAAGATCCTAGAAGTCGACACTTGGAAGCCACGTCTACACCATCCTAAGCCTCTGCGTTCAGAGAGAAACAACGAGTCTCCGAGGAAAAGACAGCAGTCTCTACTGGCTCCGAGAAGTACAGAGAATAGTCCTCAAGTTGGGTCTAGTGGCTCAAAGAGAAGAACTCCGTTTACGCCGACGACGACAAGAAGCGAGTATTCTTGGGGATGTAATAACTATTACTACTCTGGTTATCACCCGAACTACATGGCTAACACGGAGTCTTACAAAGCTAAAGTCAGGTCGCAAAGCGCGCCGAAACAGAGGCTTGAGGTCTCTAATGAGACCAGTGGGTACAAGAAGTCTGTTCAGGGACAGTATTATTACTACACGGCGGTTGCAGAGGAGAGTTTGGACGTTGGAAGCCCTGGTTACTACGGAGGAGAAGGAGGAGGAGGAGTTTCTGAAAGGTTGAATCGGAACCAGAGCGAGAAGACAAGGATGCGTTCTTCGTTTCTTGTTTAG